Proteins encoded within one genomic window of Mycolicibacterium monacense:
- a CDS encoding ABC transporter substrate-binding protein, translating to MQEKEATVSRCQIRTGKMWRIAAIFAVSGAMALSGCAQNTDSSGPAEETTAATAEKVDEIANTLPQPIKDRGSLIVGVNVPYAPNEFKDPSGKIVGFDVDLMNAIASTLGVTAEYRESDFEKIIPSIQGGTYDVGMSSFTDTKEREASVDFVTYFSAGIQWAQKAGAGIDPANACGKRVAVQSTTIEETEELPAKSKACTDAGKPAIEIVKFDEQDAVANAVVLGQADAMSADSPVTAYAVKQSNGKLETAGEIFDAAPYGWPVAKGSPLGQSLQQALEHLIETGAYEQIAKNWGVEDGMIDKPVINGAIS from the coding sequence ATGCAAGAGAAAGAGGCAACAGTGTCACGATGCCAGATCCGTACGGGGAAGATGTGGCGTATCGCAGCGATCTTTGCTGTCAGCGGCGCGATGGCGCTGTCCGGGTGCGCGCAGAACACTGACAGCAGTGGTCCCGCGGAGGAGACGACGGCGGCGACCGCGGAGAAGGTCGACGAGATCGCCAACACCCTGCCGCAGCCGATCAAGGACCGCGGTTCGCTCATCGTCGGCGTCAACGTGCCCTACGCCCCGAACGAGTTCAAGGATCCCAGCGGCAAGATCGTCGGTTTCGACGTCGACCTGATGAACGCGATCGCCTCGACGCTCGGCGTGACGGCCGAATACCGCGAATCGGACTTCGAGAAGATCATCCCGTCCATCCAGGGCGGCACCTACGACGTCGGCATGTCGTCGTTCACCGACACCAAGGAACGTGAGGCGTCGGTCGACTTCGTGACCTACTTCTCGGCGGGCATCCAGTGGGCGCAGAAGGCGGGCGCCGGTATCGATCCCGCCAACGCCTGTGGCAAGCGGGTCGCCGTGCAGTCGACGACCATCGAAGAGACCGAGGAACTCCCGGCCAAGAGCAAGGCCTGCACCGACGCCGGCAAGCCGGCCATCGAGATCGTCAAGTTCGACGAGCAGGACGCGGTGGCCAACGCCGTTGTGCTCGGCCAGGCCGATGCGATGTCGGCGGACTCGCCGGTCACCGCCTACGCCGTCAAGCAGAGCAACGGCAAGCTCGAAACGGCCGGCGAGATCTTCGACGCCGCGCCCTACGGGTGGCCCGTCGCCAAGGGGTCGCCGCTGGGGCAGTCGCTGCAGCAGGCGCTCGAGCACCTCATCGAAACCGGTGCCTATGAACAGATCGCGAAGAACTGGGGTGTCGAGGACGGGATGATCGACAAACCGGTGATCAACGGCGCGATCAGCTAG
- a CDS encoding cytochrome ubiquinol oxidase subunit I: MDALDVSRWQFGITTVYHFIFVPLTIGLAPILAVMQTAWVITDNPAWYRLTRFFGKLFLINFAIGVATGIVQEFQFGMNWSEYSRFVGDIFGAPLAFEGLVAFFFESTFIGLWIFGWSRLPRLVHLACIWIVAIAVNASAYFIIAANSFMQHPVGARYNPESGRAELTDFGALLTNNTAVWAFQHAVAGALLTAGAFVAGVSAFLMVRAQRNVTEPTVEARTMYRPAAIGGSLLALVAAVGLFVTGDVQGKLMFDQQPMKMASAESLCDTATDPDFSILTVGTHNNCDSVIHVLDVPYVLPFLAEGQFSGVTLEGVNDLQAQYEERFGPGDYRPNLFVTYWAFRAMIGLLLVPVAFALVTVWLTRRGRIPNQRWYGWAGVLTIPTPFLANSAGWVFTEMGRQPWVVVPNPTGDQLVRMTVQDGVSNHSAGMVLFSLVMFTLVYGALAVVWFGLMRRYVLKGPQEHDSEPAPPSKPDDEELAPLSFAY, translated from the coding sequence ATGGACGCTTTGGACGTGTCACGGTGGCAGTTCGGCATCACCACCGTCTACCACTTCATCTTCGTCCCACTGACCATCGGTCTGGCACCGATCCTGGCGGTCATGCAGACCGCGTGGGTCATCACCGACAACCCGGCCTGGTACCGGCTCACCCGGTTCTTCGGCAAGTTGTTCCTGATCAACTTCGCCATCGGTGTCGCCACCGGCATCGTGCAGGAGTTCCAGTTCGGGATGAACTGGAGCGAGTACTCCCGCTTCGTCGGTGACATCTTCGGCGCGCCGCTGGCGTTCGAGGGTCTGGTCGCCTTCTTCTTCGAGTCGACGTTCATCGGGCTGTGGATCTTCGGCTGGAGCCGGCTGCCCCGGCTGGTCCACCTGGCGTGCATCTGGATCGTCGCGATCGCCGTCAACGCCTCCGCGTACTTCATCATCGCGGCGAACTCGTTCATGCAGCATCCGGTCGGCGCCCGCTACAACCCCGAGTCCGGCCGCGCCGAGCTGACCGACTTCGGCGCACTGCTGACCAACAACACCGCCGTGTGGGCGTTCCAGCACGCGGTCGCCGGGGCGCTGCTGACCGCGGGCGCCTTCGTCGCCGGTGTCTCGGCGTTCCTCATGGTCCGGGCGCAGCGGAACGTCACCGAACCCACCGTCGAGGCGCGCACCATGTACCGGCCTGCCGCGATCGGCGGCAGCCTGCTGGCCCTGGTGGCCGCCGTCGGGCTCTTCGTCACCGGTGACGTGCAGGGCAAGCTCATGTTCGATCAGCAGCCCATGAAGATGGCGTCGGCGGAATCGCTGTGCGACACCGCAACAGATCCCGACTTCTCGATCCTCACGGTGGGCACGCACAACAACTGCGACAGCGTGATTCACGTGCTCGACGTGCCGTACGTGTTGCCCTTCCTCGCCGAGGGACAGTTCAGCGGCGTCACCCTCGAAGGCGTCAACGATCTGCAGGCACAGTACGAGGAGCGGTTCGGCCCCGGCGACTACCGGCCGAATCTGTTCGTCACCTACTGGGCGTTCCGCGCGATGATCGGCCTGCTGCTGGTTCCGGTCGCGTTCGCCCTCGTCACCGTGTGGCTCACCCGTCGCGGCCGGATCCCCAACCAGCGGTGGTACGGCTGGGCAGGCGTACTGACGATCCCGACACCGTTCCTGGCCAACAGCGCGGGATGGGTGTTCACCGAGATGGGTCGACAGCCCTGGGTGGTGGTCCCCAACCCCACCGGCGATCAGCTCGTGCGAATGACCGTCCAGGACGGCGTATCCAACCACTCGGCGGGCATGGTGCTGTTCTCCCTGGTGATGTTCACCCTCGTCTACGGCGCGCTCGCCGTGGTCTGGTTCGGCCTGATGCGCCGCTACGTGCTCAAGGGTCCGCAGGAGCACGACTCCGAACCCGCACCGCCGTCGAAGCCGGACGACGAAGAACTCGCCCCGCTGTCGTTCGCGTACTGA
- a CDS encoding HdeD family acid-resistance protein yields the protein MQTTAAPSMLRHLWIYTVVSGLLAVLLGVLIFVRPGAAILVTAIFFGAYLLVTGVAQLVLAFSVRSSLGGRVLLFIGGAAALVLAVLCFLNLSESIDLLAIWIGVGFIFRGVATAMSAFSDHSLPGRIWEIILGVISVLAGIIMFVAPLEGLVALTQVTGIILVVIGIVEVIAGIRIRREAPATGARTGDPVT from the coding sequence ATGCAAACTACCGCTGCCCCAAGCATGTTGCGGCACCTGTGGATCTACACCGTGGTGTCGGGCCTTCTGGCGGTGCTGCTCGGCGTGCTCATCTTCGTCCGCCCGGGCGCCGCAATCCTCGTCACCGCCATCTTCTTCGGCGCCTACCTGCTCGTGACGGGCGTCGCCCAGCTCGTCCTGGCCTTCAGCGTGCGGTCGTCGCTCGGCGGGCGCGTGCTGCTGTTCATCGGCGGCGCCGCGGCGCTGGTCCTCGCGGTCCTGTGTTTTCTGAACCTGTCCGAGTCGATCGACCTGCTGGCGATCTGGATCGGCGTGGGCTTCATCTTCCGCGGTGTGGCCACCGCGATGTCGGCGTTCAGCGACCACTCGCTGCCGGGCCGCATCTGGGAGATCATCCTCGGTGTCATCAGCGTGCTCGCCGGCATCATCATGTTCGTGGCCCCGCTGGAGGGTCTGGTCGCATTGACCCAGGTGACCGGCATCATCCTCGTCGTCATCGGCATCGTGGAGGTGATCGCCGGCATCCGCATCCGCCGGGAGGCGCCCGCGACCGGCGCGCGGACGGGCGATCCGGTGACTTGA
- the cydD gene encoding thiol reductant ABC exporter subunit CydD produces the protein MRRFLVASVICGVVISAATIASAVVLARVVSGVITDPASRTLAAWAPMLVLLAGLWTVRFLAQWLQGRLSQRGATAVIADLSAQVLRTVTALPPRQLAAVRDDAATVVSRGLDGLRPFFTGYLPAVFLAGILTPAAVVAIAVVDWRSAVIVLIALPLIPIFMILIGLVTRDRSAAALAAMTTLQSRLLDLVAGIPTLAALGRAAGSAQRIAELSAAHRRSAMATLRVAFLSALVLELLATLGVALVAVSVGLRLVFGDMTLFSGLAALLLAPEVFWPLRRVGVEFHAAQDGKTAAERAFALIESGAATPSGTRTVGARGAVIHVDDLRSDLSPGRLTVLTGPNGCGKSTTLQAILGLGEPLSGRVTVAGVEVAELDLPAWWRQIAWLPHRPVLVPGTVRDNLELFGPLTDIDNACREGGFDEVLAGLPEGLDTVLGRDGVGLSLGQRQRLGLARVFGSDAAVLLLDEPTAHLDAPLEARVLRAIAARARAGATVLVVGHRDSVLSVGDQVVRMGAEVLVDH, from the coding sequence ATGCGGCGCTTCCTCGTGGCTTCGGTGATCTGCGGTGTGGTGATCAGCGCCGCGACCATCGCCTCCGCTGTGGTGCTGGCCCGCGTGGTGTCCGGGGTGATCACCGACCCCGCCTCCCGCACGCTGGCGGCGTGGGCGCCGATGCTCGTGCTGCTGGCCGGGTTGTGGACGGTGCGGTTCCTGGCCCAGTGGCTACAGGGCCGGTTGTCGCAGCGCGGTGCCACCGCGGTGATCGCCGACCTGTCCGCGCAGGTGCTCCGGACGGTGACGGCGTTGCCGCCACGGCAGCTGGCCGCGGTGCGCGACGACGCGGCGACGGTGGTCAGCCGCGGCCTCGACGGGTTGCGGCCGTTCTTCACCGGATACCTGCCCGCCGTCTTCCTCGCCGGAATCCTCACGCCCGCAGCGGTGGTCGCGATCGCTGTGGTGGACTGGCGGTCGGCGGTCATCGTGCTCATCGCGCTGCCGCTGATCCCGATCTTCATGATCCTGATCGGCCTGGTGACCCGAGACCGGTCGGCCGCCGCGCTGGCGGCCATGACGACGCTGCAGTCGCGGCTGCTCGACCTCGTCGCCGGCATCCCCACCCTGGCCGCGCTCGGCCGGGCCGCGGGATCCGCACAGCGCATCGCCGAACTGTCCGCGGCCCACCGCCGCTCGGCGATGGCGACGCTGCGGGTGGCGTTCCTGTCCGCGCTGGTCCTCGAACTGCTGGCGACGCTCGGCGTGGCGCTGGTCGCGGTCAGTGTCGGGCTGCGGTTGGTCTTCGGCGACATGACGCTGTTCTCCGGTCTGGCCGCCCTGCTGCTCGCTCCCGAGGTGTTCTGGCCGCTGCGCCGCGTCGGTGTCGAGTTCCACGCGGCCCAGGACGGAAAGACCGCCGCCGAGCGGGCTTTTGCACTCATCGAGTCGGGCGCCGCGACCCCGTCGGGAACCAGGACGGTGGGCGCGCGTGGTGCGGTGATCCACGTGGACGACCTGCGATCCGATCTGTCGCCCGGCCGGTTGACGGTGCTGACCGGACCGAACGGCTGCGGCAAGTCCACCACGCTGCAGGCCATCCTCGGTCTGGGCGAACCGCTGTCGGGCCGGGTGACGGTCGCCGGTGTCGAGGTCGCCGAACTGGACCTGCCCGCGTGGTGGAGGCAGATCGCGTGGCTGCCCCACCGGCCGGTGCTCGTCCCCGGCACCGTTCGCGACAACCTCGAACTGTTCGGGCCGCTGACCGACATCGACAACGCCTGCCGGGAAGGCGGATTCGACGAGGTGCTGGCAGGTCTGCCCGAGGGTCTGGACACCGTGCTCGGACGCGACGGGGTCGGCCTGTCACTCGGTCAGCGCCAGCGGCTCGGGCTGGCGAGGGTCTTCGGATCGGACGCCGCGGTGCTGCTGCTCGACGAGCCGACCGCGCACCTCGACGCGCCGCTGGAAGCCCGCGTCCTGCGGGCGATCGCGGCGCGGGCCCGGGCCGGCGCAACGGTTCTCGTGGTCGGCCACCGCGACAGCGTGCTGTCCGTCGGTGACCAGGTCGTCAGGATGGGAGCCGAGGTCCTTGTCGACCACTGA
- a CDS encoding amino acid ABC transporter permease, whose protein sequence is MTDADSSPRTDAAPIDAVPLRHPWRWVAAVVIVVLVGLFLYGAATNEAYSWSTYRKYLFDQRISEAAWNTLQLTILSMVLALVLGVLLAVMRLSPNPVFKSVAWVYLWIFRGTPVYVQLVFWGLFPTLYQNIRIGIPFGPSFFEMNLQGLSISFTLAIIGLGLNEAAYMAEIIRAGISSVPEGQSEASTALGMSWTMTMRRTVLPQAMRVIIPPTGNEIISMLKTTSLVTAVPYSMELYGRARDIAGVIFQPIPLLMVAATWYLAITSVLMVGQFYLERYFSRGASRKLTTKQLEALAKAQRVGEHP, encoded by the coding sequence ATGACCGATGCCGATTCGTCGCCGCGCACCGACGCCGCTCCCATCGATGCCGTTCCCCTGCGACATCCCTGGCGGTGGGTGGCGGCGGTCGTCATCGTCGTCCTGGTCGGGCTGTTCCTCTACGGCGCGGCGACCAACGAGGCCTACAGTTGGTCGACCTACCGCAAATACCTGTTCGACCAACGCATTTCCGAGGCGGCCTGGAACACCCTGCAGCTGACCATCCTCTCGATGGTTCTCGCGCTGGTACTCGGGGTGCTCCTGGCCGTGATGCGGCTGTCGCCCAACCCGGTGTTCAAATCGGTTGCCTGGGTGTACCTGTGGATCTTCCGCGGCACTCCCGTGTACGTGCAGTTGGTCTTCTGGGGGCTGTTCCCGACGCTGTACCAGAACATCAGGATCGGCATACCGTTCGGTCCGTCGTTCTTCGAGATGAACCTGCAGGGGCTGTCGATCAGCTTCACCCTGGCTATCATCGGCCTGGGTCTCAACGAGGCCGCGTACATGGCCGAGATCATCAGGGCGGGAATCAGTTCCGTGCCGGAAGGGCAGTCCGAGGCGTCCACGGCGCTGGGCATGTCGTGGACGATGACGATGCGGCGCACCGTCCTCCCGCAGGCGATGCGCGTCATCATCCCACCCACCGGCAACGAGATCATCAGCATGCTCAAGACCACGTCGCTGGTCACGGCCGTGCCGTACAGCATGGAGCTCTACGGGCGGGCGCGCGACATCGCCGGGGTCATCTTCCAGCCCATCCCGCTGCTCATGGTCGCCGCCACGTGGTACCTCGCGATCACCAGCGTGCTGATGGTCGGTCAGTTCTACCTCGAGCGCTATTTCTCTCGCGGCGCCTCGCGCAAGCTGACCACCAAACAGCTC
- the cydB gene encoding cytochrome d ubiquinol oxidase subunit II, with protein sequence MGLQELWFILIAALFLGFLVLEGFDFGVGMLMAPMGMVGEGTPETRRRAVLNTIGPVWDANEVWLITAGASMFAAFPVWYATVFSALYLPLLAILFGMILRIVGIEWRGKIDDPTWRRRADWGIALGSWLPAILWGVAFAVLVRGLPVDAEQQVVGLTFGDVVNAYTLLGGLATCSLFLFYGSTFLALKTSGPVRDDAFRFARILSAPVIVLAGGFGLWTQLAYGKPWTWAALAAAVVALLVAVALMWTGGREGWAFVSTVVVVAAVATLIFGTLYPYLLNSTLNPEWGVTIFNGSSTPYTLKIMSWASLTLLPLVLIYQGWTYWVFRQRISADRIPESVGLSKQAP encoded by the coding sequence GTGGGTCTTCAGGAACTGTGGTTCATCCTCATCGCCGCACTGTTTCTCGGCTTCCTCGTGCTGGAGGGCTTCGACTTCGGCGTCGGCATGCTGATGGCCCCGATGGGCATGGTCGGCGAAGGCACTCCCGAGACGCGCCGCAGGGCGGTGCTCAACACGATCGGCCCGGTCTGGGACGCCAACGAGGTGTGGCTCATCACCGCGGGCGCTTCGATGTTCGCGGCGTTCCCGGTCTGGTACGCCACGGTGTTCTCGGCGCTCTACCTGCCCCTGCTGGCGATCCTGTTCGGCATGATCCTGCGCATCGTCGGCATCGAGTGGCGCGGCAAGATCGACGACCCCACATGGCGCAGACGGGCGGACTGGGGCATCGCGCTGGGGTCGTGGCTGCCGGCGATCCTGTGGGGTGTGGCCTTCGCCGTGCTGGTGCGCGGGCTCCCGGTGGATGCCGAGCAGCAGGTGGTCGGCCTGACGTTCGGTGACGTGGTCAACGCCTACACACTGCTGGGCGGGCTGGCCACGTGTTCGCTGTTCCTCTTCTACGGTTCGACGTTCCTGGCGCTGAAGACCTCCGGTCCGGTGCGCGACGACGCGTTCCGCTTCGCGCGGATCCTGTCGGCGCCGGTAATCGTGCTCGCCGGCGGGTTCGGCCTGTGGACGCAGCTGGCGTACGGCAAACCCTGGACCTGGGCGGCGTTGGCGGCCGCGGTGGTCGCACTGCTGGTCGCGGTCGCACTGATGTGGACCGGTGGCCGCGAGGGGTGGGCGTTCGTCTCCACCGTCGTGGTCGTCGCGGCGGTCGCGACGCTCATCTTCGGCACGCTGTACCCGTACCTGCTGAACTCGACGCTCAATCCGGAGTGGGGAGTCACGATCTTCAACGGATCGTCCACCCCGTACACGCTGAAGATCATGTCCTGGGCGTCGCTGACACTGCTGCCGTTGGTGCTCATCTACCAGGGTTGGACGTATTGGGTGTTCCGGCAACGCATCTCGGCTGACCGCATCCCGGAATCGGTCGGACTGAGCAAGCAGGCACCATGA